The DNA sequence TCGAATGTCTCATTTCCTGTTTATGTTTCTATTTTATCAGGAATTCACCAAGCTCTATAAAAATTCTGATGTACACTGAGGGAAACAAGTGTTCCTCCACCAAATTTTAGACTGTGCAAGCATTTGACAGTACATGCGCTGATAACGAGTTAACATAACTGGCAAATCCCCTGAACCCTCTTGCGACAAGTATTTTTATCCATTTAAACTGTCATAATTTCTGTTTACTTACTCTACGAAAATGTGCCCATGAAATACCAACAATATAATTCAGAGACGGTGGGTTGCGTTTTAATTTCATCATTCGCTTCTAATGtcaacagcaacgacaaaagaaattTGGATTACTTTTGACGTATGCCTCACAGCAGTTCTCCATATCTAATCTAACTAAATGTATGTGGGTAATATGCGTCCTGTATAAACTACTAGGACGCTAACTGTGTCCTCCTCAATGTAGAGTGTGTTCTGTAAGTGATAGAAGGCCTAGAGTTTACTCCTTACACATTTTACACATCTATTGTAATTTTAGAGCAATGTTTCAAATAATCATCCATCATGCGAAGGGGAAGCACAATGAGCTATACATCCCTCGACCTGAATACCAAAAATCGGTGCTGCTCTGAGCTGGGTGGCTGTGTCTGATAAAGACCTTAGCAGTGACGTAGAACTGACAGGCAGTTTGACAGAGACATACTGACGTGACAATGGGAACCGCAGTGGGTTTCTCTGTGTCATCGCGTTCTGTGTTATTTCAGACAAATACTTCCTCATATCCAAAGCTGTTCCGGAACCTCTCTGTTCTGTCACGGTGTACTCAATAAACCGAGAATAATACGTGCTCGTCCTCACGATTTTCTACACTTCCTTAAACTCTTAGAATATCACTCCACGTATGTAACAATGGGAGACAGAGAGTTGCAAAGCATTTGCTAGATCTACAGAAGATATTTACACCAGAGAACTTTGCAATGAATTGTAACATCGCCAGGAACAAGTTTTTGTAGCGAAACTGCCAACGATATGAAACCTTCCATTATATTGAGCGAAGAACACATTGTATCAGTAGTGAAGGATCACTGATACGAATACGATTCCGGTATTTCTATCGTACAGTCTAACAGAGTGGAACATGAACTTACAAGCATTTGGCACTTTATTCTCACGTGACCTAACTGTCACGTGAGCATTCAGAAAGGTAAGTTTTTCACTGTGCTGAAGCTTCAATCTCTGTGAACTTCTGTCAGCACTGAACTGGCATCTCAAGTCCTGGCCCACTTCCCAGGTCGAGctgtacgattttttttttttttgtttcgggaACGTGAAAGAGGACGCACGATGTCAGTAAAGACAAAATATTTCTCGTTCATTCTTCTGTATCGCAGCAGCTACGATCGGCGTCCCCTGCCTACCATCACGAACGTGGTCGCTTGTGCTTTGTCTGGACTGTTGACTTAGGTCTTCCGTCATGCAGTTGTATAATTGGACCGTTTTTAAGAAGGTGTCTCGGCTGATGCCCCAGCCTTGTTGAATACAAAGGAAAAAGCTGTCTTCGTGCagcccacacttttttttttattcacgaaACAGTTGACATGTGTTTCCCCGTAAGTCTGCAATGTTCACTGACTGTGCATCTTTTTGTTCTCATTACGTCACGTTCACCTTAAGAGTACAGAAGCAAATAAACATAATTCTTCTATATGTAAAGTGAGTCGTACATAATTGAACATCTTCGAGGAATTTCGGACAGTTGTACAGTGATAGATTTACTCTCAAACGATATTGTGATATTTGTGTCCTACACAGTGTTAACTTCACACATAACAGCATTTAAGATTTCGAGATAACGATGTCATAAACTGAGTACTCGGTTACCGCAGAGAGCATCAAATGTTTCTACGAGAGTAGCTGATTTCCCTAAACGAGTATGTGCTGCAGTTGTTCACATCACCAAGTCCATTAATCCATAAGCAGCTATTAGTATTTTTATATATCTAGTAATACATATAGTTGTAGGAAATCACTGCTTGAACGATGATGTAAGACAGTTTGAAAACCATAAGGAATAAGCATTTAGTAAATTTATACTGTACGGTGTATTTCGAGGTTTGATACCGGATCTTCACGTGCATGTCATCTACTAAAATTAAAACATGTGGGTAACCGAGACTATCACTGGGGCATATAAGACACCAGTCGAAATTTAGCATAAATATCTATTTTACATTGCTGCTCGACTCTAGATGCGCAAAATATCACTATAGATGTTCACTCCCGCAACACTTCTGACCAAATGCTGTGTTCTCTGTAGGACAACGTGGTTACGGGCAAGAATAAATAATAACAAGAACACACATCTGTGGAATCCGTTAAATGTGCAGTAGCATATTTAAAGTTGTCCATTTGGAACAACAAATTTCTACAGATGACAATAACGATTATCTTAATTAAGACTGAAATACTTAATATGACTACTGATGGATTCACTTAAACATTTCGTAATGTTAGTGCGTCCACTCGAAACACTACAGTTACATCTCACAGATAATACAGCCGACCTGTAGCTGGTATAAAATCAATAAACCAAAGTGTGACTGTTTTTATACAAATGTTATCGAGATGGACCACAAGGTACTGCACTTCTGGGAAGCCACTCGTAGCAGAGGTGAACAAAGCTCTTATATGACACGTACCTCCTATGCACACAAATAAGGCATAAAACAACCACAACAGTTTATGACAGCTTTTCCATCGTCACATTTACAAGCCATTTACTAGCTATATTTCGCCCCAAACGTTGATGTAGTGGATTTCATATTCATCATAAAATAGCCATGTCTGCAGTGACTTCCATTTACTGTTACACTGTTAAAAACCCATTAAGTTGCGAGCATTTGTTATCACTCAGACCGAGATTCTCTACAGGTCTCGTTAATGTATGGAGTCAAGTTATTAAGATATGTAAGATACAGGACTTCATTAGACGTACTTAAAGAGTAATTATAGTTCACGTACCGTATGCTTTGTCACTAACGGAGCCGTAACTGTACCTCGGCGGCAGTAACGCCTATTATTGTTGGATAGGGAAGTACGAGAACTTTTGCTGCAATTTTCAACGAGAAGGATGGAAGATTTAGGTGTGTATAAGCACAAAGTTTCCTGTTGGCCTAATCTGACATGAACAGCTGAAAAGAGAGGAAAGTTGGGGTTCAACGTCCAACTGACGACGAGGTTATTAGCAATAATACCATATAGGATAAggcaaggatgaagaaggaaatcggccgtgtccttttcatGGGAAACATCCAGAACATCACCTCGATCGGTTTAGAGaagtcacggaaaacgtaaatcaggatggctgaaagaGGATTTCAACCCCGCACCACTCGATTAAAAATCCAATGTGCCAACCACTCCACCACCTCTCACAGCATAGTCAGCTTGTGCACTCGCTGCATGTCGCTAGCAAACAGTGGATCAGAATACGTCTAAAAGTACCAGCATCGGACCTGAAGAAGAGCTACGCTGAAGTTGACTGGAAGATCACCCGTACATTTCTGCAAATATTCTCAGACGAAAGTTTGTCATGGAGACTGACAGAAGGGAAACGGAAAAGGAGCCCAATCAACAGGCGGAAAATTtaagaagtaaaaaaaataatgtatagaTTTCCTGTTTTTTTATCTACATCCAAACTTGACAAATTAAAGTGCATAGCTGAGAGTACTTTGTGTTGTGCGGCATTATGGTTTCTTCCATTTCTCTGGAGTTTATAGGTTCTGTGTGAGGTTTTCATGGAGCCTGTTCCACAAATCGAATATTGGAATTCTTTCCCATGAGCTTTCCGTGAGAAATCAAGGGCCTTACCTTGAGCACTAGCGTGTTAACTTCCTCATAAAAAAAAACTAACCAGATGCTATGTTGGCACCTACttaactataaattatttttgATGGAAAGCATAGTGGTCACATTATAATAATGAAAATTATCATGCGACTAGTTTTCTGTCCATTAAAAAACAACTTTTAGTACAGTATTTGACCACTCTTGTTGCTCTTCTCTCAGTATGCATCAGGTTCTCTGTTAACCTAATATGATATAGGCTCTATACATTTAAGCTGTATACTAGTAGGCCTATAGATCATGCAAATGACAGAGAAAACGAAGAGAATCCTATGAATGAATCAAAGGCTTTGTCACAATCGCGACTGCTCTTACGTAATTGTGTCACTTCATACCCAATTCAAGGAATGGCCTTGGGGTTGGTATGTCGTGAGTAATGAACCCCAGAATTAACACATTAATCTACtatattactaataataataaaagtaataataataataataataataaacccgtggaggaccgggaaaagaataggcctccggtatgttctgccagtcgtaaaaggcgacgaaaagaaaaaaccactaacagggctaaccccccatttagtgtgattagttggttcaggacagaactaatgaagcctcggacaagcgctgtcatggtcggggacgacgcttgaccctatgcctgtccacaatggtaacgacactgctaggcaCATGGAAAATgattaaatccaaatagaggtgttttgcaggatatgcttcctgcaaccaccctagaaggaaaacaaagacagaggatgagttggtcagatgaagttaaccgacacctcatgttctgttattaccaagcaacaaacttaggaaccaacgcaactggatacagatcacaagtatacacaacatatattaccagatacccagaattaaaatttttaacacaacaacgactggctgatcagatccatgtaataataaaaaataacaggataccccaactCTCTGGTGTTCTCAACAAATATCTGGCGCTCTTTCGTCtctaatttattttcttgttttcgtgAAAGTGTCAAGCTATAGCATTATTTGAGATTGGAGTGAATGATATCCATTACCGTCTGGGAAGAGTACAAGTAAACTTCGAGAGATAGTATAGTAACAATGGACCAATATCGGGAGAAACCGTTCAAAGGCCTGACAGGACATACAGATTTAGACTGGGCCAATTTGGATTAGATTAGAAGTATTCCTTCGAGCAAATGAATTTCAGAATAATAGGGACGTGCAGACCTTTCCATTAATTCCTCATCCCCGAGGACCATTTAACTCAGGATCTGTGGAAGGAATTATAGCTTTTCTTTTAAATACGTATTACGTATTTTCAGTTTACGACATGTCTACACCGTTGAAGATCTCCTTGCCGTGTATCTACGGGGCAAAAAATCTAATGTAATAAAATAGAAAATTGGCTACGATATTTGTCAGGTTGCCAGTGACGGTTTCTGCAGTGCTTCCCTCCACCCAATGAGACAGTACGGGGGTGCACGTTGCAACAATGAACGCAGTACCGCACGTGGCAACTGAAAATGAAGCGCCTGCTGCAGCTGCCAGAGAAGTGGGCGTGCGACTCACCGGCGGCGGCGTCGTCGCGCGCCTGCGGCGTGATGCACATGTCGTTATCCACGGGGAACCTGTCACAGCGGAACATGTCGGGCCACGGGAAGCCGTAGGTGTTCATGCGCGCCTCGCAGCCGACGCGAACCTTCTCGCAGAGCGACCGGCACGGGTAGATGGCGCGGTCGAGGCACACGGGGCTGAACAGTGAGCAGAGGAAGAGCTGCGTGTCGGGGTGGCAGCGCACGTTGAGCAGAGGGAGCCAGGACGCCGCCTGCTGCGACACCTCGGCCATGGTGTCGTGCTCCAGCAGGTTGGGTAGCCGCATCTTGAGGTAGCCGATGCCGTGGCAGAGGCTCATGTTGCGCGGGATGTCGACGCAGATGGGCTGCGAGGGCCGGCCGGCGCCCAGCCCGCCCCAGTAGGCGAGCGAGCGgcgcgcggcggcggcggctgcgcccGCGGCCAGCGCCAGCCACAGCCACGCGGCAGCTCCTGGTCCCGTCATGGCGGCGCGCCGACTGCCGCCGCGGCCGCGCCGCTGCCTCGGCCCGAGCGGCGCGCGTCACGTGACACGCCGGGCCACGTGCCGCCGACCTCGCCCAACGCCCGCGCCCGCCGCGCCGGCGACACCCGCCGGCACCCCTCCGCCGCAAAATTTTGCGACGGCCCGCCCAGCGTGGCACCAAAACGCAGTTACTTAGAAAAGACCTGGAATATGGACATCTTGGAGGTAAcgcacgtacactgaggtgacaaaagtcattggatacctcctaatatcatgtctgacctccttttgccgggCATACTGCAGTAGCAgtacggcagttacaagagttgaggggcatgaaagcgaagcagtggttgggaagggagtgagacagggttgtagcccctccccgattttgttcaatctgtatattgaccaagcagtaaaggaaacgaaagaaaaattcggagtaggtattaaaatccattgagaagaaataaaaactttgaggttcgccgatgacattgtaattctgtcagagacagcaaacgacttggaagagcagttgaacggaacggacagtgtcttgaaaggaggatataagatgaacatcaacaaaagcaaaacgaggataatggaatgtagtcgaattaagtcgggtgatgctgagggaattagattaggaaatgagacacttaaagtagtaaaggagttttgctatttggggagcaaaataactgatgatggtcgaagtagagaggatataaaatgtagactggcaatggcaaggaaagcgtttctgaagaagagaagtttgttaacatcgagtatagatttaagtgtcgggaagccgtttctgaaagtatttgtatggagcgtagccatgtatggaagtgtaacatggacgataaatagtttggacaagtagagaatagaagctttcgaaatgtggtgctacagaagaatgctgaagattagatgggtagatcatataactaatgaggaggtatttaatagaattggggagaagaggagtttgtggcacaacttgattagaagaagggatcggttggtaggacatgttctgaggcatcaagggatcaccaatttagtattggaggccagcgtggagggtaaaaatcgtagagggagaccaagagatgaatacactaaacagattcagaaggatgtaggttgcagtacgtactgtgacatgaagaagtttgcacaggatagagtagcatggagagctgcatcaaaccagtctcaggactgaagaccacaacagcaacaacaacaacaacaacaactgcagtagccgagtggctagaagacttcttaaataatagaacccaggacgttgtcctcgatggtgagtgttcatcggaggtgagggtatcatctgaagtgccccagggaagtgtggtagctcCGCTGtttttttctatctacataaatgatcttttggatagagtggatagcaatgtgcggctgtttgctgatgatgcagtggtgtacaggaaggtgtcgtcgtttagtgactgtaggagggtacaagatgacttggacaggatttgtgattggtgtaaagaatggcagctaactctaaacatagataaatgtaaattaatgcagataaataggaaaaagaatcctgtaatatttgaatactccattagtagtgcagcgcttgacacaatcacgtggattaaatatttgggcgtaacattgcagagcgatacgaagtgggacaagcatgtaatggcagttgtggggaaggcggatagttgttttcggttcattggtagaatttttggaagatgtggttcatctgtaaaggagaccgcttataaaacactaatactacctattcttgagtactgctcgagcatttgggatccctatcaggtcggattgagggaggacatagaagcaattcagaggcgggctgctagatttgttactggtaggtttgatcatcacgcgagtgttacggaaatgcttcaggaactcgggtgggagtctctagaagaaaggaggcattcttttcgtgaatcgataccgaagaaatttagagaaccagcatttgaggctgattgcagtgcaattttactgccgccaacttacatttcgcggaaagaccacaaagataagataagagtgattagggctcgtacagagccgtataggcagtcatttttccctcgttctgttcgggagtggaacagggagagaagatgctagttgtggttcgaggtaccctccgccacgcaccgtatggtggattgcggagtatgtatgtagatgtagaactcaacCTGGCGTGGACTCTACAAGTAATTGGAGGTCTCTTGCACAACTATTGATCCATTctgccgctatagccgtccataattgtgaaactgttgccagtgcaggatgttgtgcacgcaTTGATCTCtcgatgagccggccgaagtggccgagcggttcagggcgctacagtctggagccgcgcgaccgcaacggtcgcaggttcgaatcctgcctcgggcatggatgtgtgtgatatccttaggttagttaggttaaagtaggtctaagttttaggggactgatgacctcagaagttaagtcccatagtgctcagagccatttgaaccattttttttttttttttttgtcacgagGTCAGAATCGTCAACACTGGTTTCAGGAGTATGATAGTAGATCCACGTAGACAACTTAGCCACCAAATTTGTCTGatatgaacccagtggaacacatgTGGGACGCCATCGGGCGTCACTCTGGGCCCACAATCCATCGGTACATAATTTACAGGAATTATGTGACCTGAGTGTCGAAATCCGGTGTCACATACATCCGTAAGCCTACCACTGAGTTCTCGGATCCATTTCACGCAGAATTATTGCAGCATTgctttccaaagatggaccaacacgtttttagcatctacatccatacttcgcaagccacctgacggtgtgtggcggagggtaccttgagtacctctatcggttctcccttctgttccagtctcgtattgttcgtggaaagaaggattgtcggtatgccgctgagtgggctctaatctccccgattttatcctcatggtctcttcgcgagatatacgtaggagggaacaatatactgcttgactcctcggtgaaggtatgttctcgaaaccaacAAAAGCCCgtcccgagctactgagcgtctctcttgcagtcttccactggagtttacctatcatctccgtaacgctttcgcgattactaaatgatcctgcaacgaagcgcgctgctctccgttggaccttctctatctcttctatcaaccctacctggtacggatcccacactgctgagcagtattcaagcagtgggcgaacaagcgtacggtggtcataatgttttggctcatcactataTGTTATCTTAGGCATagagctcaaagccattttttgatctctcgattatgtcccataaatttcgatgggattcatgttcggcgatctggacggccaaatcattcactcgaattgtcaagaatgttcttcaagctaGTCGCAAATAATTGTGGGCCGGTGACGTGATattgttgtttggggacatgaagtcaatgaatttaCTGcagatggtccccaagtagccgaatataaccatttccagccaatgattggttcatttgcacaagaggacccagtccattccatgtaaacacagcccacaccgtgaTGCAGCCACAACCAGATTGCAAGGTGCCTTGTTGACACCCTGAGCCCATGGCTTTGCAGGGTCTGCTCCACAATCGAACCTCACCATCAGAGCCAAGCGGAGTagccgtgcggcttcccccgtcggaggtctgagtcctccctcgggcatgagtatgtgtgttgtccttagcgtaagtgagtttaaagttagattaagtatggctctgagcactatgggacttaacttctgaggtcatcagtcccctagaacttagaactacttaaacctaactaacctaaggacatcacacacatccatgcccgaggcaggattcaaacctgcaaccgcagcggtcgcgcggttccagactgtagcgcctagaaccgctcggccactccggccggctagattaagtatctagggaccgatgacctcagcagtttggccccatagtccttaccacaaatttccagcttccccaccatcagctcttaccaaccgaaaccgGGACTCATTTGATCAGGCTACGACTTTCCAGTCGCGTTGGGTCCAACctatatggttacgagcccaggagagacgctgcgagcgatgtcttgctgttagcaagggcactagGTTCGAtcgactgctgccatagcccattaacgccacatttcgccgtgcTGTCCtactggatacgttcgtcgtacgtcccaaatagatttctccggttatttcacgcagtgttgcttgtctggtagcactgacaactcaatgcAAAAGCCGCTGctaccggtcgttaagtgaaggccgtcggccgccactgcgttgtccatggtgagagataatgcctggcattgtcagcacactcttgacactgtagatctcggagtactgaattccctaacaaattcctaaatggaatgtcccatgcgtctaaatCCAACTGCCATTCCCCTTTCAAAGtcatttaattcccgtcgtgagacgataatcaagtcggaaatcttttcacattaatcaactgagtacaaataacagctccgccaatgcactgcccttttttaccttgtgtatgcgatactatcgccatttgcatattccatgacttttgtcacttcactgtGTTCATCCTTGAAGTGGAAAAATGAGCTGCTACACGAAACTATAGATTTCAAGAATTCACATCTCTTCACCAACTTCAGTTTACTACTGTTAAAATACAAAATACGCAACGATTAAGAATAAGTTGTGTATGAATCTGTCTTCGGATAGAAATACCTTCGTAATTTCCTAGAATATCTTTTATACTGTCGTCATTAACATCAAATTGTGACAGTCTTTTAATGTAATATATTCGTCTACTAACACCAGAGATGCGACAAGATGTATAGGAGACACTGCAAGTGACAGATAACATTAGAATCTACACATCTATAGTTAAACACTGTACAGCGGAATACATTGTCATAACGTGTTGTAAGTGTCCATTTCAAGTTTGCTAACAGCGTTAACAAGATTCTAGGAGCCATAGCAATGGAGACAACTGAACGCTCCACAAGAAGACACTTCATGTGGAAGATTTTTTAAGTAAATAGGGGACCAACAAACGAAGTTAATATTCTTCCATATTAGGTTTCCCTTCTCTTTCTCCACGAGATGACCACAGAACATGCCAACACTATAAAACCTACTTTAGTATCTATATGTATTATTATTAAACGTTTTCTGTACTACCACTGTAGCCTGAACATGATGTCTGTAACTCAAAACATGTTGCTTCGTTAAATAATTTAAGTACGtcaacaaaaattttgtgattggtAGCGGTCTCTCAGAAATCTTTTTCATAAAGGTCACAGGCGCTCCGTTTGCCTGCTAGAGACCAATGTCGGTTTTGATGCTAGTAGTGTTGAGAGACTGTGGTCAaacagtcgtttctgaaaatatcatCCGTTTATGTTGTTACACAACTAACATCTGGCTGCTAATAACTGTCTAGCGCTCTCAAAACAACCAGGTATTTCACGGGTGatggctgcagcttcagccaaacgGACCACTAGCTCTTCTGGAGTGCCTACCGGTGTCTTGGACACTAGACGCTTCATCTCTCCATCTACCTACTCCTGTCCGCCACAAAAAACAGCAATTCGTATGAAGAAAGTTGGGACAGCGGGACTGGCCCATGCCTCCCATTCCTACATCTAGAGAAAGCGTTGTCTAAATGTTCACTAATATCAACAGAAAAGTGAGGTGGGCCGTCATACTGTAACCGTAATAGTTGCCTGAGTGCTAGCGGGGCATTGCCCATCATTTGCGATCGTGCTTCGTGGAGAAAATTATGgtaattttctcaaaaaaaaaaaaaaaaaaaaatgctcaaatggctctgagccctatgggacttaacacctgatgtcatcaatcccctagaacttagaactacttaaacctaactaacctaaggacatcacacacatccatgcccgatgcaggattcgaacctgcgaccgtagcggtcgcgcagttccagagtgaagcgcctataaccgctattttttttttttttttttttttttttttgcttggggcggacgtcgtaagacatgcatttaagttcgttgttgatctgttaactcagttttttttttaattacagagggcacgttaccatctgaccgaacacgctgagctaccgtgccagccggcgggaggggggggggggatcctgagTGTGTTGCcccgcccccccctctccccttgctCAAGAAGTAGAAGTAGTTATAATTTTGCATACATAAATTCTCAGAGTTAGTTCGTGATTCCACGAATAGAAACGACAAACCACA is a window from the Schistocerca americana isolate TAMUIC-IGC-003095 chromosome X, iqSchAmer2.1, whole genome shotgun sequence genome containing:
- the LOC124556299 gene encoding secreted frizzled-related protein 1-like; amino-acid sequence: MTGPGAAAWLWLALAAGAAAAAARRSLAYWGGLGAGRPSQPICVDIPRNMSLCHGIGYLKMRLPNLLEHDTMAEVSQQAASWLPLLNVRCHPDTQLFLCSLFSPVCLDRAIYPCRSLCEKVRVGCEARMNTYGFPWPDMFRCDRFPVDNDMCITPQARDDAAADSGCIVCNQVETYENILDNFCRADFAVRTKIRRLRKTKLICKKAKILKGPNELSKQLRRPVLLLQAAESCCEEKARNTRDAFLIMGHSRDKKLVPSFIMPWEKRSRPLKTAVRMFKKLNCSDPKFLTGIGDNFVNTSIVTPVPKKKKLRQSRTNPH